One part of the Nymphaea colorata isolate Beijing-Zhang1983 chromosome 8, ASM883128v2, whole genome shotgun sequence genome encodes these proteins:
- the LOC116258999 gene encoding uncharacterized protein LOC116258999, with protein MEKTGLLIPLEILKEAFDIPFKSHKFLLFTFLIYLPLSLIRLAMDLLTYPQAIEVQSQLLFLHSQGRYSPHVLDIHTKLQENSQKLIKNEVLFLVPIDALTFFGLVAIVHTASVLHMGEKLSLREMFSRLITKASIKGPLLTHICVDLMSFSYIVTATMFGIGASHAIAGKMILILVAYVLPVSMWVFLHAVWNLAMVVSVVEGRHGIGALERGWVVLRGRKFLGFLLMLVSFSSFNCVWELSLEAAKVDNRMRQKAAFSVIFAIFFWFGNAMRWVISLVFYYHCKRQQGEKNEGLGGEQEFGALSPKSPV; from the coding sequence ATGGAGAAGACAGGGCTGCTGATTCCCCTGGAGATCTTGAAGGAGGCGTTCGACATCCCATTCAAGAGCCACAAGTTCCTCCTCTTCACCTTCCTTATCtacctccccctctccctcatAAGGCTCGCCATGGATCTACTCACCTATCCCCAAGCAATAGAAGTTCAATCCCAACTCCTCTTCCTGCATTCGCAGGGAAGGTACAGCCCACATGTTCTTGACATCCACACCAAACTCCAAGAAAACTCTCAAAAACTTATCAAGAATGAGGTCCTGTTCTTGGTTCCCATTGATGCCCTGACCTTCTTTGGATTGGTGGCAATTGTTCACACCGCTTCGGTTCTGCACATGGGGGAGAAATTGAGCCTCAGAGAGATGTTTAGCAGATTGATCACTAAAGCCTCGATCAAGGGTCCTTTGCTGACACATATATGTGTTGATTTGATGTCTTTTTCTTATATAGTTACTGCAACAATGTTCGGGATCGGCGCCTCTCATGCCATTGCAGGAAAGATGATTCTGATCTTGGTAGCTTATGTTTTGCCTGTGAGCATGTGGGTGTTCTTGCATGCAGTGTGGAACTTGGCCATGGTGGTGTCAGTTGTGGAAGGCAGGCATGGCATTGGGGCCCTAGAGAGAGGCTGGGTGGTTTTGAGAGGTAGGAAATTTTTGGGGTTTCTGTTGATGTTGGTTTCATTTAGTTCCTTCAACTGTGTTTGGGAATTAAGCCTTGAAGCAGCCAAAGTTGACAACAGAATGAGGCAGAAAGCTgctttttctgtaatttttgcTATCTTCTTTTGGTTTGGGAATGCAATGAGATGGGTTATCAGCTTGGTGTTCTACTACCACTGTAAAAGGCAACAGGGGGAGAAAAATGAAGGTTTGGGAGGAGAGCAGGAGTTTGGAGCCCTTTCCCCGAAGTCTCCTGTGTAG